Proteins from a genomic interval of Cyanobium sp. AMD-g:
- a CDS encoding NAD(P)H-quinone oxidoreductase subunit H produces MTQLETRTEPMVVNFGPHHPSMHGVLRLVVTLDGEDVIDCEPVIGYLHRGMEKIAENRTNVMFVPYVSRWDYAAGMFNEAITVNAPERLADVPVPKRASYIRVLMLELNRIANHLLWLGPFLADVGAQTPFFYIFREREMIYDLWEAATGQRLINNNYFRIGGVAVDLPYGWLEKCADFCDWFGPKIDEYEKLITNNPIFRKRIEGLGVIGKDQAINWSLSGPMLRASGVPWDLRKVDHYECYDDFEWSVAWEKEGDCYARYRVRIEEMRQSLKILRQAITMIPGGPTENLEARRMAEGKKSEWYGFDYQYVAKKVAPTFKIPEGELYCRLESGKGELGVFIMGNNDVTPWRWKIRAADFNNLQILPHILKGAKVADIMAILGSIDVIMGSVDR; encoded by the coding sequence ATGACCCAGCTCGAGACCCGCACCGAGCCGATGGTGGTCAATTTCGGCCCCCACCACCCGTCGATGCACGGGGTGCTGCGGCTGGTGGTGACCCTCGACGGCGAGGACGTGATCGACTGCGAACCGGTGATCGGCTACCTCCACCGCGGCATGGAGAAGATCGCCGAGAACCGCACCAACGTGATGTTCGTGCCCTACGTGAGCCGCTGGGACTACGCGGCGGGCATGTTCAACGAGGCGATCACCGTCAATGCGCCCGAGCGGCTGGCCGACGTGCCCGTGCCGAAGCGCGCCAGCTACATCCGGGTGCTGATGCTGGAGCTCAACCGCATCGCCAACCACCTGCTCTGGCTTGGCCCCTTCCTTGCCGACGTGGGCGCCCAGACGCCCTTCTTCTACATCTTCCGCGAACGGGAGATGATCTACGACCTCTGGGAAGCGGCCACTGGCCAGCGGCTGATCAACAACAACTATTTCCGCATCGGCGGCGTGGCCGTCGACCTGCCCTACGGCTGGCTTGAGAAGTGCGCCGATTTCTGCGACTGGTTCGGCCCCAAGATCGATGAATACGAGAAACTGATCACCAACAACCCCATCTTCCGCAAGCGGATCGAAGGGCTCGGGGTGATCGGCAAGGATCAGGCGATCAACTGGAGTCTCTCCGGCCCGATGCTGCGCGCCTCCGGCGTGCCCTGGGATCTGCGCAAGGTGGACCACTACGAGTGCTACGACGATTTCGAGTGGTCGGTGGCCTGGGAGAAGGAGGGCGACTGCTACGCCCGCTACCGGGTGCGGATCGAGGAGATGCGCCAGTCGCTGAAGATCCTGCGCCAGGCCATCACCATGATTCCCGGCGGCCCCACCGAGAATCTGGAGGCCCGCCGCATGGCCGAGGGCAAGAAGAGCGAGTGGTACGGCTTCGACTACCAGTACGTCGCCAAGAAGGTGGCGCCCACCTTCAAGATTCCCGAGGGTGAACTCTATTGCCGGTTGGAATCCGGCAAGGGCGAACTGGGTGTGTTCATCATGGGCAACAACGACGTCACCCCCTGGCGCTGGAAGATCCGCGCCGCCGATTTCAACAACCTCCAGATCCTGCCCCACATCCTCAAGGGGGCCAAGGTGGCCGACATCATGGCCATCCTGGGTTCGATCGACGTGATCATGGGATCGGTGGATCGGTGA
- a CDS encoding TM2 domain-containing protein, producing the protein MTDSQQVETSNKKLAAGLLAIFLGSLGIHKFVLGYSKAGLIMLLVTVLTCGFGASVMGIIGVIEGVIYLTKSTEEFQAQYIDATREWF; encoded by the coding sequence ATGACCGACAGTCAACAGGTCGAGACCAGCAACAAGAAGCTGGCGGCAGGGCTGCTGGCCATCTTCCTGGGATCGCTGGGGATTCACAAATTCGTTCTGGGCTACAGCAAGGCCGGGCTGATCATGCTGCTGGTCACGGTGCTGACCTGTGGCTTCGGCGCGTCAGTGATGGGGATCATCGGGGTGATCGAAGGTGTCATCTACCTCACCAAGTCGACGGAGGAATTCCAGGCCCAGTACATCGACGCCACCCGGGAGTGGTTCTGA
- a CDS encoding AMP-binding protein produces MADPPWAPLLLEPALADPWAGASQLEQAWAQQRLVALAGPGQQGEMAQALGGAPRELGALARFGAAVVVGSGGSAGGRHWCLQPLAHLQASAEASAAWLVALGLEPSACLHLDPLPLHHVSGLLPLVRARHWGGEWRGLAPALLRRPDELPQACPLPRDRPVLLSLVPTQLARLMASPAATAWLAGCTVIWVGGAGLPAPLAAAARRAGLPLAPCYGATETAAMVCALPPQRFLAGAAGCGEPLADLALRLDGATGAVEVRCGRLSPGRMVAGRLQPLPLQPGGWWRSGDAGRLGSEGLEVLGRLDGALHSGGETVFPERLEERLQEQAARAGAGVEALLLLARPDPEWGEHLVALVRPRQGGDGAELLGVLQALTAAWPPAERPRHWHLCPSLAPTAAGKWERGRWQRWLDSLEAF; encoded by the coding sequence GTGGCCGATCCCCCCTGGGCGCCGCTGCTGCTGGAGCCCGCCTTGGCCGACCCCTGGGCGGGGGCCTCCCAGCTGGAGCAGGCCTGGGCACAACAACGGCTGGTGGCCCTGGCCGGGCCCGGGCAGCAGGGGGAGATGGCCCAGGCCCTCGGCGGGGCCCCACGGGAGCTGGGGGCACTGGCCCGGTTCGGGGCCGCTGTGGTGGTGGGCAGTGGCGGCAGCGCCGGCGGGCGCCACTGGTGCCTGCAACCCCTGGCCCACCTGCAGGCCTCCGCCGAGGCCAGCGCCGCCTGGCTGGTGGCCCTTGGCCTGGAGCCATCCGCCTGCCTGCACCTCGACCCCCTGCCGCTGCACCACGTCAGCGGCCTGCTGCCGCTGGTGCGGGCCCGGCACTGGGGGGGCGAGTGGCGCGGGCTGGCCCCGGCGCTGCTGCGCCGGCCGGACGAGTTGCCCCAGGCCTGCCCCCTGCCGAGGGATCGTCCGGTGTTGCTGTCACTGGTGCCCACCCAGCTGGCCCGGTTGATGGCCAGCCCTGCGGCCACGGCCTGGCTGGCCGGCTGCACCGTGATCTGGGTCGGGGGGGCGGGCTTGCCGGCGCCACTGGCCGCCGCCGCCCGCCGTGCCGGCCTGCCCCTGGCCCCCTGCTACGGCGCCACCGAAACCGCCGCCATGGTGTGTGCCCTGCCGCCGCAGCGGTTTCTGGCAGGGGCCGCGGGCTGCGGTGAGCCTCTGGCCGACCTTGCCCTGCGCCTCGATGGCGCCACCGGGGCCGTGGAGGTGCGTTGCGGCCGCCTCAGCCCCGGCCGGATGGTGGCGGGCCGGCTTCAGCCCCTGCCGCTGCAGCCGGGAGGCTGGTGGCGCAGCGGCGATGCCGGGCGGCTTGGCAGCGAGGGGCTGGAGGTGCTGGGCCGTCTGGATGGGGCCTTGCACAGCGGCGGCGAGACGGTCTTCCCGGAGCGGCTGGAGGAACGGCTGCAGGAGCAGGCGGCCCGCGCCGGGGCTGGTGTGGAGGCGTTGCTGCTGCTGGCCCGGCCCGACCCGGAATGGGGCGAGCATCTGGTGGCCCTGGTGCGGCCTCGGCAGGGGGGCGACGGGGCCGAGCTTCTGGGAGTTCTGCAGGCCCTGACGGCCGCCTGGCCCCCCGCCGAGCGGCCGCGGCACTGGCACCTCTGCCCGTCGCTGGCGCCCACCGCCGCCGGCAAATGGGAGCGGGGACGTTGGCAGCGGTGGCTGGACTCGCTAGAAGCGTTCTGA
- a CDS encoding thioesterase family protein — translation MSPADPPGHDAREKPHQTPSPSPADWLLLCRTVRFGDTDAAGVMHFHQLLRWCHEAYEESLERFGVASGAIFPGPGRTPPVALPIVHVSADYRRPLACGDPLAIALRLLQRDGGSFEIRYRFLHDGQEAATGLTRHVAIDAANRQRTALPDSIVRWLAASRPDV, via the coding sequence ATGTCCCCAGCCGACCCACCGGGCCACGACGCACGCGAGAAACCCCACCAGACGCCATCCCCCTCTCCGGCGGATTGGCTGCTGCTCTGCCGCACGGTGCGCTTCGGTGACACCGACGCCGCCGGGGTGATGCACTTCCACCAGCTGCTGCGCTGGTGCCATGAGGCCTACGAGGAAAGCCTGGAGCGGTTCGGGGTGGCGTCCGGCGCCATCTTTCCCGGGCCGGGCCGGACACCGCCCGTGGCGCTGCCGATCGTGCATGTGAGCGCCGACTACCGGCGGCCTCTGGCCTGCGGGGATCCTCTGGCCATCGCGCTGCGGCTCCTGCAGCGCGATGGCGGCAGCTTCGAGATCCGCTACCGCTTCCTGCATGATGGCCAGGAGGCGGCCACCGGCCTGACCCGGCACGTGGCCATCGACGCTGCCAACCGGCAGCGGACGGCCCTGCCGGACAGCATCGTGCGGTGGCTGGCGGCCAGCAGACCGGACGTCTAA
- a CDS encoding fatty acid desaturase, producing MPVSSSPAAPSGAQLLIAQPDYAKRLRPLLPDAAFSPDWGTLLVLGLNGAILVLGWAMARQLQASHWQGLLLFLPFALVMGNAVVVMLFGTHDMMHSKVIRQPLLRQVVQLLGLALLWMPPTLWKAVHNREHHGKTNSEQDPDRNYNASQPASWGKWIQNLFVPSVEVNPFWLAVGMTSAWGVHAFRNITSVLLFNNGTTRYPVFSFQVSARERRQIALELAAIVLIHLAIIACIGLRPVPLLLGYFLPIWIGYSVVIAYIYTNHLACRATDTNDPLINSISLKMPAIFDALHFNFSHHTEHHIFPGMNPDYYPQVRALLMEHYPDRFNLLSAPQAWQLLRRTPRHYLDATTFSSSCGTIIQPCPLS from the coding sequence TTGCCCGTTTCGTCAAGCCCTGCAGCACCCTCCGGTGCTCAGCTTCTGATCGCCCAGCCCGACTACGCCAAACGCCTACGCCCCCTGCTGCCCGACGCAGCCTTCAGCCCCGACTGGGGAACGCTTCTGGTCCTTGGCCTGAATGGGGCGATTCTGGTGCTGGGCTGGGCCATGGCCCGCCAGCTTCAAGCCAGCCATTGGCAGGGTCTGCTTCTCTTTCTGCCCTTCGCCCTGGTGATGGGCAACGCCGTGGTGGTGATGCTGTTCGGCACCCACGACATGATGCACAGCAAGGTGATCCGCCAGCCCCTGCTGCGCCAGGTGGTGCAGTTGCTCGGCCTCGCCCTGCTGTGGATGCCCCCGACGCTTTGGAAGGCCGTCCACAACCGGGAACATCACGGCAAGACCAATTCCGAGCAGGATCCCGACCGCAACTACAACGCCAGCCAGCCAGCGAGCTGGGGGAAGTGGATCCAGAATCTGTTCGTGCCATCGGTTGAAGTGAATCCCTTCTGGCTGGCTGTGGGGATGACCTCGGCCTGGGGTGTGCATGCGTTCCGAAACATCACATCGGTGCTGCTGTTCAACAACGGAACCACGCGCTATCCGGTGTTCTCCTTTCAGGTGAGTGCCAGAGAGAGGCGCCAGATTGCCCTGGAACTGGCCGCCATCGTGCTGATCCACCTGGCCATCATCGCCTGCATCGGCCTACGCCCCGTGCCCCTTCTACTGGGGTACTTCCTGCCGATCTGGATCGGCTACAGCGTGGTGATTGCCTACATTTACACCAATCACTTGGCCTGCCGCGCCACCGACACCAACGACCCCCTGATCAACAGCATTTCCCTGAAGATGCCAGCCATCTTCGACGCCCTTCACTTCAATTTTTCCCACCACACCGAGCACCACATCTTTCCGGGCATGAACCCCGACTATTACCCCCAGGTGCGGGCCCTGCTGATGGAGCACTACCCGGACCGCTTCAATCTGCTGAGCGCCCCCCAGGCCTGGCAGCTCCTGAGGCGGACCCCCCGGCACTACCTGGACGCCACCACCTTCTCCAGCAGCTGCGGCACCATCATCCAGCCCTGTCCGCTCAGCTGA
- a CDS encoding DUF2752 domain-containing protein has product MRSAGRRWIRRLERCGPLLPLGATGFLVLKGLHPGLPGFSCPLRALTGVPCPTCYLTRATAASLVGRLDDAVALHAFGPVVAAGLVLWSLTALRTGRLVPRLLRGWHLAVMGLLLLLYWAGRMGLTYGIGLQAFPLS; this is encoded by the coding sequence GTGAGGTCGGCCGGCCGGCGCTGGATCCGTCGGCTGGAACGCTGCGGCCCCCTTCTGCCCCTGGGGGCCACCGGCTTTCTGGTGCTCAAGGGGCTGCATCCGGGCCTGCCCGGCTTCAGCTGCCCGTTGCGGGCCCTCACCGGCGTCCCCTGCCCCACTTGCTACCTCACCCGGGCCACGGCGGCGAGCCTGGTGGGTCGCCTGGATGACGCCGTGGCCCTGCACGCCTTCGGGCCCGTGGTCGCGGCCGGCCTGGTGCTCTGGTCGCTGACGGCCCTGCGCACCGGGCGGCTGGTGCCCCGGCTGCTGCGGGGCTGGCATCTGGCGGTGATGGGCCTGCTGCTGCTGCTCTACTGGGCCGGACGGATGGGGCTGACCTATGGCATCGGCCTGCAGGCCTTTCCGCTCTCCTGA